The following DNA comes from Cytophagales bacterium.
GCCTTCTGTCACTGCCGTTAATTTCGAGAATGAGAATTGAATACTTTTCCACTAATTTTCCATTGGTCGTTTTCTTTATATAAGATTAAAAAATCTGTAAAACGGAAACCACCCCAATTGATGAATTCGACCCTGGCCGCAGCTGCTGGACCGGAAATATCAATCCATGCTATTTGGTGTTGAACATTCTCCGAAGGGCCCATTTGACTTAATGCATTACCAAACTCACTGATTGGCATATAAGAAATCTGACCGTCTACGGAACCTACCATTTGTGTGTGTTCATAGAATACAGAAGTGCCCAATTTACCATCCCCTGTACGCGCACTTTCGATGTATGATTGAAGGGCTTCCACAATGTCTTTGAAGTCATTGAAGCTTTTTAATTCTTGTTCTTGGTTGCTCATTTTTTCTGTATTTGATGTGTTTATATTCGTGTCTGAAGTCGTTTGTGCATTGGCATTCATGACTAAAATGCCTACTAGTAGTGTATAGATGCACTTTTTCATATGGGTTTAT
Coding sequences within:
- a CDS encoding nuclear transport factor 2 family protein, encoding MKKCIYTLLVGILVMNANAQTTSDTNINTSNTEKMSNQEQELKSFNDFKDIVEALQSYIESARTGDGKLGTSVFYEHTQMVGSVDGQISYMPISEFGNALSQMGPSENVQHQIAWIDISGPAAAARVEFINWGGFRFTDFLILYKENDQWKISGKVFNSHSRN